The following proteins come from a genomic window of Terriglobia bacterium:
- a CDS encoding FtsX-like permease family protein, with protein sequence MTLWRLAFRNVARNRRRSLLTGGVVVFGFAAFALAGGFMAQSLDGLREGTIRNGLGHLQLADPAEFEGSGEGGAEHGLVDASRIERILRRDPAVVEVLPRINFVGLVSAGLRSVPFLGVGLDPAPEARSMDYPEVLASGRWLAGRGERGVVLGVGLAKALSVRDGDTVTMLATSADGVLNAVDAIVVGRVDLPVQELSERYLATSLDLAGELLGATDRVSRLVVVLRSAGEASDALERAQERLRREGIRVSGKTWRELAVFYRQVRLLYLGIFGFMGIVLVIVVLLASANTMLMAAAERTREIGTLRALGTRPGLIRRLFLLEGLCLAASGCAGGVALSLVVRFALNHSGIVLPPPPGAAHGAPLHVQFFVAAHAAGAVVMFATLMLASYLPARRAASMSIVDALTHV encoded by the coding sequence CGGCCTTCGCGCTGGCGGGCGGGTTCATGGCGCAGAGCCTCGACGGGCTGCGCGAGGGGACGATCCGCAACGGACTGGGGCACTTGCAGCTGGCCGATCCCGCGGAGTTCGAGGGAAGCGGCGAGGGAGGGGCGGAGCACGGTCTCGTCGACGCGTCTCGAATCGAGCGGATCCTGAGGCGGGACCCGGCCGTCGTGGAGGTCCTGCCCCGGATCAACTTCGTCGGCCTCGTCAGCGCGGGGCTCCGGTCCGTTCCGTTTCTCGGGGTGGGGCTCGACCCGGCTCCGGAAGCCCGATCGATGGACTACCCCGAGGTCCTCGCGTCGGGCCGATGGCTCGCGGGCCGCGGCGAGCGCGGCGTCGTTCTCGGCGTCGGTCTGGCAAAGGCGCTCTCGGTGCGGGACGGCGACACGGTCACGATGCTCGCCACGAGCGCGGACGGCGTCCTGAACGCGGTCGACGCGATCGTCGTGGGGCGGGTCGATCTCCCGGTCCAGGAGCTGAGCGAGCGCTATCTGGCCACGTCGCTCGATCTGGCCGGCGAGCTGCTGGGAGCCACGGACCGGGTTTCGAGGCTCGTCGTCGTGCTCCGTTCCGCCGGCGAGGCGTCGGACGCGCTCGAGAGGGCGCAGGAACGGCTCCGGCGCGAGGGAATCCGGGTGAGTGGCAAGACCTGGCGGGAGCTGGCGGTTTTCTACCGTCAGGTGCGGCTTCTGTACCTCGGGATCTTCGGGTTCATGGGAATCGTCCTCGTGATCGTCGTGCTCCTGGCGTCGGCGAACACCATGCTGATGGCCGCGGCGGAGAGGACACGCGAGATCGGGACGCTCCGCGCCCTCGGAACGCGGCCGGGACTGATCCGGCGGCTCTTCCTGCTCGAGGGACTTTGCCTGGCCGCGAGCGGCTGCGCCGGCGGCGTGGCGCTCTCCCTCGTGGTCCGCTTCGCCCTGAACCACTCGGGAATCGTGCTCCCGCCGCCTCCCGGCGCGGCCCACGGCGCTCCTCTTCATGTCCAGTTCTTCGTGGCCGCGCACGCGGCGGGAGCCGTGGTGATGTTCGCGACGCTCATGCTGGCGTCGTACCTTCCGGCACGCCGTGCGGCGAGCATGTCCATCGTGGACGCCCTCACCCATGTGTGA
- a CDS encoding outer membrane lipoprotein-sorting protein encodes MCEGGRNRLARRFGALGTRVAVLVLARLALASGAAVPAHDLLLAADSAWHPIEEGVISLRAVVRERDGTAAASGLDVYVKGSDKVLCVFREGRQQGRRILVVGSRVWLIVPGSKRPVAVSANQRLLGAASVADVARLRLADEFQGSPRSGPELVGSTPCWVLDLTAKSPRASYASGTLWIGQEDRLPRRLRLALRSGKEAKEILFKVFRRDGGRAVLAEMEIRHLLAHERGEVTVLEFLGNRHVPLDAAIFAPDGARSFSGVP; translated from the coding sequence ATGTGTGAAGGCGGCAGGAACCGGCTCGCGCGACGCTTTGGAGCGCTCGGGACCCGGGTCGCGGTCCTCGTGCTCGCGAGGCTCGCTCTCGCGTCGGGCGCCGCGGTCCCCGCGCACGATCTGCTCCTGGCCGCGGATTCGGCATGGCACCCGATCGAGGAGGGGGTGATCTCGCTGCGGGCGGTCGTCCGGGAGCGCGACGGGACCGCGGCCGCATCGGGGCTGGACGTCTACGTCAAGGGCTCCGACAAGGTCCTCTGCGTCTTTCGAGAAGGCCGGCAGCAGGGGAGAAGAATACTCGTCGTGGGAAGCCGGGTGTGGCTGATCGTGCCGGGCTCGAAGCGCCCCGTGGCCGTCAGCGCCAACCAGCGGTTGCTCGGGGCGGCCTCGGTGGCCGACGTCGCCCGGCTGCGATTGGCCGACGAATTCCAGGGGAGTCCGAGGAGCGGCCCGGAACTCGTCGGGAGCACGCCGTGTTGGGTCCTGGATCTGACCGCCAAGAGCCCCCGGGCGTCCTACGCCTCGGGCACCCTCTGGATCGGCCAGGAGGACCGGCTCCCGCGCCGGCTGCGACTGGCGCTCCGCTCCGGCAAGGAGGCGAAGGAGATTCTCTTCAAGGTGTTTCGTCGCGACGGGGGCCGCGCGGTTCTCGCCGAGATGGAGATCCGGCACCTCCTCGCTCACGAGCGGGGAGAGGTGACGGTCCTCGAGTTCCTCGGGAATCGGCACGTCCCGCTCGATGCCGCGATATTTGCCCCGGACGGTGCGCGGTCCTTCTCCGGAGTCCCGTGA
- a CDS encoding lysophospholipid acyltransferase family protein, which produces MSRWYAHGWNTATSLRLILTITPRVPRRIVPVLGAVTAAICLAVMKRERQAAIRNLRRVLRRGGWPLYRVVWGLFYNFGRFMASYCELRSMTPESLEPRLARDPPGEKRLREALEQGSGALVLTAHLGNWEVGTLALQGIGRPVLVAMQVERTNAAERWLNRLRVNGGVRVLRVGRDPASALVLRAALARSEIVAMQGDRATGDRVVEVGLFGAPFRFPLGPFLLAYGCDVPMVPTFVVQEGWWRWRSEVGEPVRFPRTSDRGADIAAGVAQYAAQLEQAVRRHPDQWFNFYDLWPSTRSALSNRDGPAPA; this is translated from the coding sequence ATGAGCCGCTGGTACGCTCATGGCTGGAATACCGCCACGTCGCTGCGGTTGATCCTGACGATCACCCCGCGCGTGCCTCGCCGGATCGTTCCCGTCCTCGGTGCCGTCACCGCGGCGATTTGCCTCGCCGTCATGAAGCGCGAGCGGCAGGCGGCCATCCGGAACCTCCGTCGCGTTCTGCGCCGGGGCGGTTGGCCTCTCTACCGCGTCGTCTGGGGCCTCTTCTACAACTTCGGCCGCTTCATGGCGAGCTACTGTGAGCTCCGGAGCATGACGCCCGAGAGCTTGGAGCCGCGCCTCGCTCGCGACCCGCCGGGCGAGAAGCGGCTTCGCGAGGCTCTGGAGCAGGGGAGCGGCGCCCTGGTCCTCACGGCTCACCTCGGGAACTGGGAGGTTGGGACTCTTGCGCTCCAAGGAATCGGACGGCCCGTCCTCGTGGCGATGCAGGTGGAGCGGACGAACGCCGCGGAGCGGTGGTTGAACCGTCTCAGGGTGAACGGGGGTGTCCGCGTCCTTCGGGTGGGCCGCGACCCCGCGAGCGCGCTCGTGCTGCGTGCCGCGCTCGCGAGGAGCGAGATCGTCGCGATGCAGGGAGATCGCGCGACCGGCGACCGCGTCGTCGAGGTCGGCCTCTTCGGCGCTCCGTTCCGTTTCCCCCTGGGCCCGTTCCTCTTGGCGTACGGCTGCGACGTCCCCATGGTCCCGACGTTCGTCGTTCAAGAGGGTTGGTGGCGCTGGCGAAGCGAGGTCGGAGAGCCGGTTCGGTTCCCTCGCACCTCGGACCGCGGCGCGGACATCGCCGCCGGCGTCGCGCAATACGCGGCGCAACTCGAGCAAGCCGTCCGTCGTCACCCGGATCAGTGGTTCAACTTCTATGACCTCTGGCCGTCGACGAGATCGGCGCTCTCGAACCGCGACGGGCCGGCGCCGGCGTGA
- a CDS encoding acyl carrier protein encodes MTDDAGLRQELKDLLIRRLRLPGVSPDSIDDSEPLVGGALGLDSIDLLELTLALEERYGFKIADEKPAREAFQSIATLAAFVRQRRAAAPDPGSARG; translated from the coding sequence GTGACCGACGACGCGGGGTTGAGGCAAGAACTGAAGGACTTGCTGATTCGGAGGCTGCGCCTCCCCGGTGTCTCCCCGGACTCCATCGACGACTCCGAACCCCTCGTCGGGGGGGCGCTGGGCCTGGACTCCATCGACCTGCTCGAGCTCACGCTCGCCCTCGAGGAGCGATACGGCTTCAAGATCGCGGACGAGAAGCCGGCGCGAGAGGCGTTCCAGTCGATCGCCACGCTCGCGGCGTTCGTTCGCCAGCGGCGGGCCGCCGCCCCCGACCCGGGATCCGCCCGTGGATGA
- a CDS encoding beta-ketoacyl-[acyl-carrier-protein] synthase family protein, protein MSGVIRQPRVVVTGCGTLNALGRDVRSSWDRLVEGHCGIRPLEARFGRGQSPIAAEVSDPPPSKDIPAFASRTDRLASAAAEEAAVQARLSDLGVRDRVAVVVGTTTGGIRETEEDFVSRANGRPGRRSALVVFEKAGTADILANRFDLRGPRLTLHSACASGASAILIGADLIRSGQADVALAGGVDTLARMIVSGFHSLRVVSREPCRPFDRDRCGLSLGEGAGMLVLERESGAERRGVGVLAVLLGGAQSSDAHHLTAPAPDGAGAARAMRAALARSNVPPEAVDHVNAHGTGTLLNDAAEAAAIASVLEGRTACCPVTSVKGSIGHTLGAAGAIEAIVAVETLRTGIIPPTVGFREPDPAFGLEIVRDRSRREDVRVVLSNSFGFGGSNAVLCLGRRDPW, encoded by the coding sequence ATGAGCGGTGTGATTCGCCAGCCTCGCGTGGTCGTGACCGGGTGCGGGACCCTTAACGCTCTGGGTCGCGACGTCCGATCCTCGTGGGATCGTCTCGTCGAGGGGCACTGCGGGATCCGCCCTCTCGAAGCCCGTTTCGGACGGGGGCAGAGCCCGATCGCCGCCGAGGTGAGCGATCCTCCGCCGTCGAAGGACATTCCGGCCTTCGCGTCACGGACCGACCGTCTGGCCTCGGCGGCCGCCGAGGAGGCGGCCGTCCAGGCGCGCCTCTCCGACCTCGGCGTCCGCGACCGGGTCGCGGTGGTCGTCGGCACCACGACGGGCGGCATTCGTGAGACGGAGGAGGACTTCGTCTCCCGCGCGAACGGGAGGCCGGGGCGCCGTTCGGCGCTGGTCGTGTTCGAGAAGGCGGGAACCGCCGACATCCTGGCGAACCGATTCGACCTGCGCGGGCCGCGCCTGACGCTCCACTCCGCCTGCGCATCTGGCGCGTCCGCGATCCTGATCGGTGCCGACCTGATTCGGAGCGGACAGGCGGACGTGGCGCTCGCCGGGGGCGTCGATACCCTGGCTCGAATGATCGTGAGCGGATTCCACTCGCTGCGGGTCGTCTCTAGGGAGCCGTGCCGCCCGTTCGACCGCGATCGCTGCGGGCTCTCGTTGGGCGAGGGGGCCGGCATGCTGGTCCTCGAAAGGGAGTCCGGCGCGGAGAGGCGAGGCGTCGGGGTGCTCGCGGTGTTGTTGGGGGGAGCCCAGAGCTCCGACGCACACCACCTCACCGCGCCGGCACCCGACGGCGCCGGCGCGGCCCGTGCCATGCGGGCCGCGCTGGCTCGGTCGAACGTCCCCCCGGAGGCCGTCGACCACGTGAACGCGCACGGCACGGGGACGCTTCTCAACGACGCCGCCGAAGCGGCAGCGATCGCGTCGGTGCTCGAGGGGAGGACCGCGTGCTGTCCGGTCACCTCGGTCAAGGGGAGCATCGGGCACACGCTGGGCGCGGCGGGAGCCATCGAGGCGATCGTCGCGGTGGAGACCCTTCGGACGGGGATCATCCCCCCGACCGTGGGATTCCGCGAGCCCGATCCGGCCTTCGGGCTCGAGATCGTCCGGGATCGATCGCGCCGGGAGGACGTGCGCGTCGTCCTGTCGAACTCCTTCGGTTTCGGAGGATCGAACGCCGTGCTCTGTCTCGGAAGGCGGGACCCGTGGTGA
- a CDS encoding glycosyltransferase family 2 protein produces MALVPAYQAADTVAEVVEATRRVLGEVVVIDDGSTDPTAERAQGAGAVVLRLGSNRGKGAALRAGFRHVLEADADGVLTLDADGQHDPREIPTLVESWAASGAGIVIGSQLHLQDGMIPIRRFGNRFADRAISIFAGARVTGTQSGFRLYDARLLRCLRLTGTGYEMESEVIVKAIRSRFRVLSVPVRVRQVEGSKTSHYRSWRDTARVCVRVVASRFER; encoded by the coding sequence GTGGCGTTGGTTCCTGCCTACCAGGCGGCGGACACGGTGGCCGAAGTCGTCGAGGCGACCCGCCGGGTCCTGGGTGAGGTGGTCGTCATCGACGACGGCTCCACGGATCCCACCGCGGAGCGGGCGCAAGGCGCCGGAGCCGTCGTGCTCCGGCTCGGCTCGAACCGGGGAAAGGGTGCGGCGCTTCGGGCCGGTTTTCGTCACGTCCTCGAGGCCGATGCGGACGGCGTATTGACCCTCGACGCGGACGGGCAGCACGACCCCCGGGAGATCCCCACGCTCGTGGAGTCCTGGGCGGCTTCGGGCGCCGGGATCGTCATCGGATCGCAGCTCCATCTCCAGGACGGGATGATCCCGATCCGCCGCTTCGGCAACCGATTCGCGGATCGTGCGATCTCGATCTTCGCCGGGGCCAGGGTGACGGGAACGCAGAGCGGCTTTCGACTCTACGACGCGCGCCTGCTTCGATGCCTTCGGCTCACCGGGACCGGATACGAGATGGAGAGCGAGGTCATCGTCAAGGCGATTCGGTCCCGTTTTCGCGTGCTCAGCGTTCCCGTTCGGGTCCGGCAGGTCGAAGGATCGAAGACCAGCCACTACCGCTCGTGGCGGGACACCGCCCGGGTTTGCGTCAGGGTGGTGGCCTCCCGGTTCGAGCGCTGA
- a CDS encoding polysaccharide deacetylase family protein: MFLGLSVAMHLALLALLLRNGPLTAGVLLGYGMYHVFVAWGVLHPRSRIFGPNRSRLRTRDRVAVLTFDDGPHPEVTPRVLEILRAKGIHATFFLVGKHVDRHPDVVRRIVADGHTLGCHSYGHSYLFWLLPASRLLREVRASKAAVEAASGKPCAWFRAPVGMKSCLLRRVLARSGLELVSWEVRFPQRNPLRRDGPHRRRLRRVSPGSILLLHDGHDRKVEGCPEVIDLLPRLLSDLDAMGYRCVPLS, translated from the coding sequence ATGTTCCTCGGGCTTTCCGTCGCGATGCACCTCGCGCTTCTGGCGCTGTTGCTGCGAAACGGGCCGCTCACGGCGGGCGTGCTCCTCGGGTACGGCATGTATCACGTGTTCGTCGCCTGGGGGGTGCTCCATCCCAGGAGCAGGATCTTCGGGCCCAACCGCTCGCGTCTCAGGACGCGGGACCGTGTCGCCGTTCTCACGTTCGACGACGGTCCCCATCCCGAGGTGACCCCACGGGTCCTCGAGATCCTGAGGGCGAAGGGAATCCATGCGACGTTCTTCCTCGTCGGCAAGCACGTCGACCGCCACCCGGATGTCGTGCGGCGAATCGTCGCCGACGGGCACACGCTCGGCTGCCATTCATACGGTCACTCGTACCTCTTCTGGCTCCTTCCGGCGAGCCGGCTGCTGCGGGAGGTGCGCGCGTCGAAGGCGGCGGTCGAGGCGGCATCCGGAAAGCCGTGCGCGTGGTTCCGCGCTCCCGTGGGGATGAAGAGCTGTCTCTTGCGCCGGGTGCTCGCCCGATCCGGGCTCGAGTTGGTGAGTTGGGAGGTCCGCTTCCCTCAGAGGAATCCCTTGCGCCGCGACGGTCCCCATCGCCGTCGCCTCCGCAGGGTATCGCCGGGGAGCATCCTTCTCCTCCACGACGGGCACGATCGCAAGGTCGAGGGGTGCCCCGAGGTGATCGACCTCCTGCCGCGGCTTCTCTCGGACCTCGACGCGATGGGGTACCGTTGCGTCCCGCTCTCCTAG
- a CDS encoding radical SAM protein has protein sequence MPGRPKERAIVAASNVLWAAFRSIHGGRELRRVRSKWAPSPRLRSVERSHPPLGFPRRTLSLCPACVKEVRARVLAGELATEDLAHGHHAEIEADVLERDGKVWMVKTCPVHGRIEDVLSTDPAFMRRMESLDPGRDFERVPDGRHEHGSSAIRYGRGSVLTIDLTNRCNMMCNPCFANANQVGYVYELDWQRIQSILDGALQVKPRRQMSVQFSGGEPTLSPHFIPAVAYARSLGYLAVQAATNGIRFAQDPDFAREAAWAGLRLVYLQFDGVGNEANLHRHVTNLFDVKRRAIDNLHAAGVDVTLVATIVNTVNNHQAGPIVRFVIENIGKVNAVVFQPVSFTGRGEDADDATRARHRYTLPQLAHDLRDQLGFIEPLRDWFPLSAAGPFTDLKDLLAGPEADWGALSCGCHPHCGAATYLVVNEETKQALPATDLVNLDRLLADLRLVGDSARGRRLALFRSALALLRNMNVDGFPANLGVLELLRSVDGYNRLALGLADRSRYAWRPLLVGAMWFQDVFTYDFERTRMCVVPYGTERGEISFCAYNTGIGWRPIIEATHRTATTAEWYRTRGRHAVYAGDRPVPLGPTEGPAAVTRVEERPIEAVETVGGSVRGLATADRR, from the coding sequence ATGCCCGGAAGGCCCAAGGAGCGGGCGATCGTCGCCGCCTCGAACGTTCTCTGGGCGGCGTTCCGCAGCATCCATGGGGGGCGCGAGCTGCGCAGGGTTCGGTCGAAGTGGGCGCCCTCCCCTCGGCTCAGGAGCGTCGAGCGGTCCCACCCGCCGCTGGGGTTTCCCCGTCGCACCCTGTCGCTCTGCCCGGCGTGCGTGAAGGAAGTGCGCGCACGGGTCCTCGCGGGAGAGCTTGCCACGGAGGATCTCGCGCACGGGCATCACGCGGAAATCGAAGCCGATGTCCTCGAGCGCGACGGCAAGGTGTGGATGGTGAAGACCTGTCCCGTTCACGGCCGGATCGAGGACGTCCTTTCGACGGACCCGGCGTTCATGCGTCGGATGGAGTCCCTGGACCCCGGCCGCGATTTCGAGCGGGTTCCCGACGGACGGCACGAGCACGGCTCGAGCGCGATCCGCTACGGCCGCGGCTCGGTGCTCACGATCGACCTCACCAACCGCTGCAACATGATGTGCAATCCCTGCTTTGCGAACGCCAACCAGGTCGGCTACGTCTACGAGCTCGACTGGCAACGCATCCAGTCGATCCTGGACGGCGCGCTCCAGGTGAAGCCCCGACGGCAGATGTCGGTGCAATTCTCGGGCGGCGAGCCGACGCTCTCCCCGCACTTCATTCCCGCAGTGGCCTATGCGAGGAGTCTCGGATACCTGGCCGTGCAGGCGGCCACGAATGGAATTCGCTTCGCCCAGGACCCCGATTTCGCCCGCGAAGCGGCATGGGCCGGATTGAGGCTCGTCTACTTGCAGTTCGACGGGGTGGGGAACGAAGCGAATCTCCACCGGCACGTCACCAACCTCTTCGACGTCAAGCGGCGCGCCATCGACAACCTTCACGCGGCCGGCGTCGACGTCACGCTCGTCGCGACGATCGTCAACACGGTCAACAACCACCAGGCGGGCCCCATCGTTCGGTTCGTCATCGAGAACATCGGCAAGGTGAACGCCGTCGTCTTCCAGCCCGTCTCGTTCACGGGGCGCGGCGAGGACGCGGACGACGCGACGCGGGCGCGCCATCGGTACACCCTGCCGCAGCTGGCTCACGACCTCAGGGACCAGCTGGGGTTCATCGAGCCGCTCCGAGACTGGTTTCCGCTCTCCGCCGCCGGGCCGTTCACCGATCTGAAGGACCTCCTCGCGGGGCCCGAGGCCGACTGGGGCGCGCTGAGCTGCGGTTGCCACCCCCACTGCGGCGCGGCCACGTACCTCGTGGTCAACGAAGAGACGAAGCAGGCGTTGCCGGCCACGGATCTCGTGAATCTCGATCGCTTGCTCGCGGACCTCAGGCTCGTCGGAGATTCGGCTCGAGGCCGACGACTCGCGCTGTTCCGGTCCGCGCTCGCTCTCCTGAGGAACATGAACGTGGACGGGTTCCCGGCGAACCTGGGCGTGCTGGAGCTCCTGAGGAGCGTCGACGGCTACAACCGGCTGGCCCTGGGACTCGCGGACCGGAGCCGCTACGCCTGGCGCCCCTTGCTGGTGGGCGCCATGTGGTTCCAGGACGTCTTCACCTACGATTTCGAGCGCACCCGGATGTGCGTGGTTCCGTACGGCACCGAGCGCGGAGAGATTTCGTTCTGCGCGTACAACACCGGGATCGGGTGGCGACCCATCATCGAAGCCACGCACAGGACGGCGACGACCGCGGAGTGGTACCGCACCCGAGGGCGGCACGCGGTTTACGCGGGGGATCGGCCGGTCCCGCTCGGGCCCACGGAGGGCCCGGCGGCGGTGACCCGCGTCGAAGAGAGGCCGATCGAGGCGGTGGAAACCGTCGGCGGCTCCGTCCGAGGCCTCGCGACGGCCGATCGCCGATAG
- a CDS encoding acyl--CoA ligase, which yields MGRERRRVVMTAGGGSSGPRESPIAATFAGDPGRAYLDDNGETWTVGRLLALAAGVASAMASEPADTIAVRSHSAAFVIAAILGAWKTRRAPLLLDPSSRVERVEPGGPGRRAAVLVPSDEQDEGTALAVREERSAPIDPEFPAGETTEVAFLTSGSTGEPKRTLKRGYQLAMEFEAEPGWLHSPRPCNVLCLVPPYHILGYIYGLYLPAATGGRTCFMRGGTPQAWVERIRARPPDLVVGVPSHYRLLNGILREPLPPSTFLSSGAPLPPAVGERFLSLAGRRIVQVYGSTETGGIATRDREGPWTPLPGLEWRVERGDGRLAIRSPWQERPASWHRTDDLAEDARGGFLLHGRADSIVKVGGRRFSSGEIVKAALSHPAVDEAYAVTYGRYGEPAVALFVTVVSGVEATTSGIRGHLAERLSAFKVPRTIQILERLPTKGSGKVDAEALRDLVSTPGA from the coding sequence GTGGGTCGAGAGCGGCGCCGGGTCGTCATGACCGCGGGGGGGGGCTCGAGCGGTCCGCGCGAGTCTCCCATCGCCGCGACGTTCGCCGGGGACCCCGGTCGCGCGTACCTCGACGACAACGGCGAGACCTGGACGGTCGGACGACTGCTCGCCCTGGCGGCCGGCGTCGCGAGCGCGATGGCCTCCGAACCGGCGGACACGATCGCCGTCCGCTCGCACTCGGCCGCCTTCGTGATCGCGGCGATCCTCGGGGCCTGGAAGACCCGCCGCGCTCCGCTCCTGCTCGACCCTTCCTCGCGGGTCGAGCGGGTCGAGCCGGGAGGACCCGGCCGACGCGCCGCCGTTCTCGTTCCCTCCGACGAGCAGGACGAAGGGACCGCGCTCGCGGTCCGTGAGGAACGCTCCGCGCCGATCGACCCGGAGTTTCCGGCGGGCGAAACGACCGAGGTCGCCTTCCTGACCTCCGGCTCCACGGGCGAGCCGAAGCGGACCTTGAAGCGCGGGTATCAGCTCGCGATGGAGTTCGAGGCCGAGCCCGGCTGGCTGCACTCCCCGCGGCCTTGCAACGTGCTCTGCCTCGTCCCGCCTTATCACATCCTCGGATACATTTACGGACTCTACCTGCCCGCCGCCACCGGCGGCCGCACGTGCTTCATGCGCGGCGGGACCCCGCAGGCGTGGGTCGAGCGGATCCGCGCGCGGCCCCCCGACCTCGTCGTGGGCGTTCCCTCGCATTACCGGCTGCTGAACGGGATCCTGCGGGAGCCCTTGCCGCCTTCGACCTTCCTGAGCTCGGGAGCACCCCTGCCGCCGGCGGTCGGAGAACGCTTTCTGAGCCTCGCCGGCCGGAGGATCGTGCAGGTTTACGGATCCACCGAAACCGGCGGCATCGCAACGCGCGACCGCGAGGGCCCTTGGACGCCTCTTCCCGGACTCGAGTGGAGGGTGGAGCGCGGCGACGGCCGTCTCGCCATCCGCTCGCCGTGGCAGGAGCGTCCCGCTTCGTGGCATCGGACCGACGATCTCGCCGAGGACGCCCGGGGCGGCTTCCTGCTCCACGGCCGCGCCGATTCGATCGTCAAGGTGGGCGGCCGGCGTTTCTCCAGCGGAGAGATCGTCAAAGCCGCCCTGTCCCATCCAGCGGTCGACGAGGCGTACGCCGTGACGTACGGCCGCTACGGCGAGCCCGCCGTCGCGCTGTTCGTGACCGTCGTCTCCGGAGTGGAAGCCACGACGTCGGGAATTCGGGGCCACCTCGCCGAGCGGCTCTCCGCCTTCAAGGTGCCGAGGACGATTCAGATCCTCGAGCGGCTCCCCACCAAGGGGAGCGGGAAGGTGGACGCCGAGGCTCTGCGCGACCTCGTTTCAACCCCCGGCGCGTAG
- a CDS encoding aromatic amino acid ammonia-lyase yields the protein MRIDDRGVSPEIVIAVASRRDRVELSSRPAWRNRIRRSRLALDDALREGRRVYGVSTGVGNASSRPVGPREQIEYTRAIMDQHGCGVGEPLSEEEGRAVMFARLVSLAKGYSAVRFSLLEALRDLLNRGVVPAIPRFGSVGASGDLTPLSYVAAVMAGDREARYQERIVPAKRALRAAGLAPFVFAPKETLAIMNGTSVMTALGILAVERLRRIVEVAERASALAVEVLHGRSQAFHPLVHAVKPHRGQIESAGNIRAALRGSRLLDPPHVEGRPVQDRYSVRCSPQVLGATRDALEWAWRLLGIELNSVNDNPLVDPGGGGVLFGGNFYGGHVALAMDLVKIAAASTADLLDRQFALLVESPHNMGLPETLVPYGGCGVKGLQITCSALAALAVQRSTPDSTLSRSTECANQDKVSMGLNAAVNAAEVVGLVARVLGTELIALSNAARLRNETRLSREGRRLLRSVRAISPVLDADRRLDRDLARIAAWVESGAGSS from the coding sequence GTGAGAATCGACGACCGCGGCGTGTCCCCGGAAATCGTGATCGCCGTGGCGTCGCGCCGCGACCGGGTCGAGCTTTCATCCCGGCCCGCTTGGCGGAATCGGATCCGGCGGTCGCGCCTGGCGCTCGACGACGCGCTTCGCGAGGGCCGGCGCGTCTACGGCGTCTCGACGGGCGTCGGGAACGCCTCGTCCCGGCCGGTCGGGCCGCGCGAGCAGATCGAGTACACCCGCGCCATCATGGACCAGCACGGGTGCGGCGTCGGCGAGCCCCTGTCGGAGGAGGAGGGACGCGCCGTCATGTTCGCGCGCCTCGTGTCGCTGGCCAAGGGGTACTCCGCCGTCCGGTTCTCCTTGCTCGAGGCGCTCCGCGACCTCCTGAATCGGGGTGTGGTCCCGGCGATTCCGCGCTTCGGCTCCGTCGGGGCGTCGGGAGACCTGACGCCCCTGTCCTACGTGGCGGCCGTGATGGCCGGCGATCGCGAGGCTCGCTACCAGGAGCGGATCGTCCCCGCGAAGCGGGCGCTGCGCGCGGCGGGGCTGGCGCCCTTCGTCTTCGCGCCGAAGGAAACGCTGGCCATCATGAACGGGACCTCCGTCATGACCGCCCTGGGTATCCTCGCCGTCGAGCGACTCCGACGGATCGTGGAGGTCGCCGAGCGGGCGTCCGCTCTGGCGGTGGAGGTTCTCCACGGCAGGTCCCAGGCCTTCCATCCGCTCGTTCACGCGGTCAAGCCCCACAGAGGGCAGATCGAGAGCGCCGGGAACATCCGCGCCGCGCTCCGGGGGAGCCGGCTCCTCGACCCGCCCCACGTGGAAGGGCGCCCGGTCCAGGACCGATATTCCGTTCGCTGCAGTCCCCAGGTGCTCGGCGCCACGCGGGATGCCCTCGAATGGGCGTGGCGGCTGCTCGGAATCGAGCTCAACAGCGTCAACGACAATCCGCTGGTCGACCCCGGCGGAGGAGGTGTCCTGTTCGGCGGGAATTTCTACGGCGGCCACGTGGCCCTGGCCATGGACTTGGTCAAGATCGCGGCCGCCTCCACGGCGGACCTTCTCGACCGGCAATTCGCGCTCCTCGTGGAGAGTCCGCACAACATGGGGCTGCCGGAGACCCTCGTCCCCTACGGCGGCTGCGGCGTGAAGGGGCTCCAGATCACGTGCAGCGCGCTTGCCGCGCTCGCCGTTCAGAGATCGACCCCCGACAGCACGCTCTCGCGGTCCACCGAGTGCGCGAATCAAGACAAGGTGAGCATGGGGCTCAACGCCGCGGTGAACGCCGCGGAGGTGGTCGGTCTCGTGGCCCGGGTGCTCGGCACCGAGCTGATCGCGCTGTCGAACGCGGCGCGCCTCAGGAACGAAACGCGCCTCTCCCGCGAGGGGCGCAGGCTGCTGCGGAGCGTCCGCGCCATCTCGCCCGTTCTCGACGCCGACCGGCGGCTGGACCGGGACCTCGCGCGAATCGCCGCGTGGGTCGAGAGCGGCGCCGGGTCGTCATGA